One part of the Bacteroidia bacterium genome encodes these proteins:
- a CDS encoding pitrilysin family protein, whose protein sequence is MKILKLLTVLLLFAIGTWASPSLHDEGEPKKIATVEGITEYRLDNGLKVLLFPDPTKQTITVNVTYLVGSKHENYGETGMAHLLEHMLFKSTKKYADIKEEISKRGNRWNGTTWLDRTNYFETFPATEDNLDAILEMEADRMVNSNISAEELETEMTVVRNEFEMGENNPVGVLLKRVISTAYDWHNYGKSTIGSRSDIENVPIERLQAFYKKYYQPDNAVLIVTGKIEEKEALALVEKHFSPIPKPERVLPEIYTKDPTKDGERFVKLKRTGAIKVSMVAYHVPAGYHQDYAGIDIVSRILTNQPSGRLYKALVETKIATQIGGLNLQMAEPGLSGYFVLGLEDANIDSLKEQLLLSIDNLVDQPPTEAEVKRAKTSLLKNIEQSLNSSEDICIQLSNWIGMGDWRLFFLNRDRIENISYAEVQEVARTYFKEDNRTVGVFIPTENPDRVEIPEAPEIEELVKNYKGKENIAQGEAFAPTIENIEANTSRNVLGNGMKLALLTKKTRGQNIHINLNLLNGRLDDLKGKSTISSLTAGMLDKGTSKMNREDLKDTLDNLKASVSISGSNQLLSVSIQCSRPNLNSTLELVAEILKTPAFPAHEFDKLKRERISIIESQKTEPQFKAIKSIQAYLTPYPKDDPRYVPNFDEEIQWITEVELDEVKKFHKDFYGASHARLSMVGDFDLAETQKLLEKLFGNWESPLAYEEIQNELSELPIFNQNIQTPDKANAFFFGIQQFDFDPESKDNPALELGFFMLGTGFQSRLVKRIREKEGLSYGVGGNFSSSPSSKIGTFASFAIYAPENVEKLEKAFKEEIEKVTSEGFSEEEVEEAKTAWKQMRDVNQLNQDDFISRHLNQYLGYERDLFWDKKLADNISKLNSSKVNQAMRKYLDANKVHMVKAGDFLKSQKDLENR, encoded by the coding sequence ATGAAAATACTAAAACTGTTAACAGTTCTACTTCTATTTGCCATAGGGACATGGGCATCACCTTCTCTTCATGATGAAGGTGAACCTAAAAAGATTGCCACGGTCGAAGGCATCACAGAGTATCGGCTTGACAATGGGCTAAAAGTACTGCTTTTCCCTGACCCTACTAAGCAAACCATAACCGTGAATGTCACCTATCTCGTTGGCTCGAAACATGAGAACTATGGCGAAACGGGCATGGCACATTTGCTGGAACATATGCTTTTCAAAAGCACCAAAAAATATGCGGATATCAAAGAAGAGATTTCAAAACGTGGGAACCGCTGGAATGGAACTACCTGGCTTGACCGAACCAATTATTTTGAGACCTTCCCTGCAACAGAGGATAACCTTGATGCAATCCTGGAAATGGAAGCAGACAGGATGGTCAATTCAAATATTTCTGCGGAAGAACTGGAAACGGAAATGACAGTGGTTCGAAATGAATTTGAAATGGGCGAAAACAACCCGGTAGGAGTCCTTTTAAAACGTGTTATTTCCACTGCATATGACTGGCATAACTATGGAAAATCTACCATAGGTAGTCGCTCAGATATCGAGAATGTTCCCATTGAAAGACTGCAAGCCTTTTATAAAAAATACTACCAGCCTGATAATGCAGTTTTAATTGTAACCGGCAAAATTGAGGAAAAAGAAGCCCTTGCACTTGTAGAAAAACATTTCTCTCCTATCCCTAAACCTGAACGCGTATTACCTGAAATATACACGAAAGATCCTACGAAGGACGGAGAAAGGTTTGTGAAGCTAAAGCGGACCGGGGCAATCAAAGTATCTATGGTGGCCTATCATGTTCCAGCAGGTTATCATCAAGACTATGCGGGGATAGACATAGTTTCCCGCATATTAACCAATCAACCCTCAGGTCGCCTGTACAAAGCCCTTGTAGAGACTAAAATTGCCACACAAATTGGGGGATTAAATTTGCAAATGGCCGAACCGGGCTTATCAGGCTATTTTGTATTGGGCCTGGAAGATGCAAATATCGATTCACTTAAGGAGCAACTCTTACTCTCCATTGATAATTTAGTAGATCAGCCTCCTACAGAAGCAGAGGTAAAACGTGCAAAAACAAGCTTGTTAAAAAATATAGAACAAAGCCTGAATTCCTCTGAAGATATATGCATTCAATTGAGTAATTGGATAGGAATGGGAGACTGGCGGCTTTTCTTCCTGAACCGGGATAGAATAGAAAACATTAGCTATGCAGAAGTACAAGAAGTTGCAAGGACTTATTTCAAAGAAGATAACCGAACGGTAGGAGTCTTTATTCCAACCGAAAATCCCGATCGTGTAGAGATACCTGAAGCTCCTGAAATTGAGGAGCTTGTAAAAAACTACAAAGGCAAGGAGAATATTGCTCAGGGGGAAGCCTTTGCACCGACGATCGAAAATATAGAGGCAAATACAAGCAGGAATGTTCTCGGCAATGGGATGAAACTTGCCCTTCTAACTAAAAAGACTCGTGGCCAAAACATTCACATCAATCTGAACCTCCTAAATGGCAGACTGGATGATCTTAAAGGAAAATCTACGATTAGTTCCCTTACTGCAGGAATGCTGGATAAAGGAACAAGCAAGATGAACAGGGAAGATTTAAAAGATACATTGGATAATTTAAAAGCATCGGTTTCTATATCTGGCTCAAATCAACTGCTTTCCGTCAGCATCCAATGCAGTCGTCCAAACCTTAACTCAACCCTGGAACTTGTCGCAGAAATCCTGAAAACCCCTGCATTTCCTGCTCATGAATTTGACAAGCTTAAGCGGGAAAGAATTTCAATAATTGAATCACAAAAGACAGAACCTCAATTTAAGGCCATAAAATCCATCCAGGCTTATTTGACCCCTTATCCAAAAGACGATCCCAGATATGTTCCGAATTTTGATGAGGAAATCCAATGGATAACAGAGGTTGAACTCGATGAAGTTAAAAAGTTCCACAAAGACTTCTACGGTGCCTCACATGCTCGTTTGAGTATGGTGGGTGATTTCGATTTGGCTGAGACACAGAAGCTTTTAGAAAAACTTTTTGGAAATTGGGAGAGTCCGCTTGCTTATGAAGAAATCCAAAATGAACTGAGTGAGCTTCCTATTTTCAACCAAAATATCCAAACCCCCGACAAGGCGAATGCTTTCTTTTTTGGTATTCAACAATTTGACTTCGATCCAGAGAGTAAAGATAATCCCGCTTTAGAGCTTGGCTTCTTTATGCTTGGTACAGGTTTTCAATCTCGCCTTGTCAAACGGATCAGGGAGAAGGAAGGATTAAGTTATGGGGTTGGAGGGAACTTCAGTTCTTCTCCTAGCAGTAAAATTGGCACATTCGCTTCTTTTGCGATATACGCACCCGAAAATGTGGAGAAATTGGAAAAAGCGTTTAAAGAAGAAATTGAAAAAGTAACCTCAGAAGGATTCAGTGAAGAAGAAGTAGAAGAAGCTAAAACAGCATGGAAGCAAATGAGGGATGTAAATCAACTAAACCAGGATGACTTTATTTCACGACATTTAAATCAATATTTAGGATATGAACGCGATCTTTTTTGGGATAAAAAATTAGCTGATAATATTTCTAAACTTAATTCCTCCAAAGTAAACCAGGCCATGCGAAAGTACCTGGACGCAAACAAAGTTCATATGGTCAAGGCGGGAGATTTTCTAAAGTCCCAAAAAGACCTCGAAAATAGATAA
- the rlmN gene encoding 23S rRNA (adenine(2503)-C(2))-methyltransferase RlmN, translated as MQAKDLALAKIKNIRSLSLDQIQEILKEWGEAKFRARQIYEWLWKKGAGSFEEMSNLSKSLREKLSQEFVIDKIQIEDRQRSNDGTIKYAFRLSNGSQVEGVLIPTPKRVTACVSSQAGCSLACKFCATGFLDLKHNLHHYEIFDQVQMLREEAEREYGRSLSNIVYMGMGEPLLNYRNVLGSIDKITSEEGLGMSPKRITVSTAGVAKMIKRLADDDIKFEFALSLHAADDETRSKVMPINESNSLEALKEALIYFYEKTKTRVTYEYCIFKDINDSLEHAKRLAEFSRIIPSKVNVIEYNTVAEAGFVNTTRKRMDAFIKYLEDDGVIVNVRRSRGKDVDGACGQLALKNW; from the coding sequence TTGCAGGCGAAAGATTTGGCATTGGCAAAAATCAAAAACATACGAAGTCTGAGTCTGGATCAAATCCAGGAAATTCTCAAAGAATGGGGCGAAGCAAAATTTCGCGCCAGGCAAATCTATGAGTGGCTGTGGAAGAAAGGGGCAGGAAGCTTTGAAGAAATGAGCAACCTCAGCAAAAGCCTGCGTGAGAAGCTGAGCCAGGAGTTTGTCATTGATAAGATTCAAATCGAGGACAGGCAAAGGAGCAATGATGGAACCATAAAATATGCCTTTCGCCTCTCCAATGGGAGTCAGGTAGAAGGGGTTTTGATTCCTACTCCGAAACGAGTTACGGCCTGCGTTTCTTCTCAGGCTGGTTGTAGTCTTGCCTGCAAATTCTGCGCAACGGGTTTTCTCGACCTCAAGCACAATCTACATCATTACGAAATCTTCGACCAGGTTCAGATGCTTCGGGAAGAAGCTGAAAGGGAATATGGTCGCTCTTTGAGCAATATTGTCTATATGGGTATGGGGGAGCCTTTGTTGAATTATCGCAATGTGCTCGGTTCAATCGATAAGATAACCTCAGAAGAAGGTTTGGGGATGTCTCCGAAACGTATTACGGTTTCCACTGCTGGTGTGGCCAAGATGATCAAGCGTTTGGCAGATGATGACATCAAATTTGAATTTGCCTTGAGTCTACATGCTGCAGATGATGAGACGCGCAGCAAAGTTATGCCCATCAATGAGAGCAATTCATTAGAAGCACTCAAAGAAGCCCTGATCTATTTCTACGAGAAAACGAAAACAAGAGTAACCTACGAATATTGTATCTTCAAGGACATCAACGATAGCCTGGAGCATGCAAAGCGCCTGGCAGAATTCAGCCGCATCATCCCTTCCAAGGTAAATGTCATCGAATACAATACCGTGGCTGAAGCCGGCTTTGTCAATACCACCCGCAAACGTATGGATGCCTTCATCAAATACCTCGAAGATGATGGAGTCATCGTCAATGTCCGACGTAGCCGAGGCAAAGATGTAGACGGAGCCTGCGGCCAACTGGCCTTAAAGAATTGGTAG
- a CDS encoding CoA pyrophosphatase translates to MEIFPQFIPNLKQRLQEPLPGLEVQMRMVPDERGRKITIPDNARKAAVMLLLYPHENKFHIPFIQRAEDGRVHGGQISFPGGSHDKTDPDFEFTALREVEEEIGVQRDRIEVLGPISPIYIPPSNFIVETFVGVAKERPTFKPDPVEVARVVEIEVEEFLKPENIGIHRVDVFAGNFIDAPGYTPYGSNLIWGGTSMIIAEFMELVEQVKSLSR, encoded by the coding sequence ATGGAAATCTTTCCTCAATTCATCCCCAATCTAAAACAGCGACTACAGGAACCCTTGCCGGGCCTGGAAGTTCAGATGCGTATGGTTCCTGATGAGCGAGGAAGAAAGATTACAATTCCGGATAATGCGCGTAAAGCAGCTGTCATGCTTCTGCTTTATCCGCACGAAAACAAATTTCATATTCCCTTTATCCAAAGAGCCGAAGATGGTCGCGTACATGGAGGACAGATCAGTTTTCCTGGCGGTTCCCATGATAAGACCGATCCTGATTTCGAATTCACTGCTTTGCGAGAGGTGGAGGAAGAGATTGGCGTCCAAAGAGACCGGATCGAAGTGCTTGGTCCTATTTCTCCTATTTACATTCCTCCCAGCAACTTTATTGTTGAGACTTTTGTGGGGGTGGCTAAAGAAAGACCCACCTTTAAACCAGATCCTGTAGAAGTGGCTAGAGTAGTAGAGATTGAAGTTGAAGAATTTCTCAAGCCAGAAAATATTGGCATTCATCGAGTTGACGTATTTGCCGGAAATTTTATTGATGCTCCGGGCTATACTCCTTATGGCAGCAATTTGATTTGGGGCGGAACTTCCATGATCATTGCAGAATTTATGGAGCTTGTGGAGCAAGTGAAGTCTTTATCTCGATAA
- the creD gene encoding cell envelope integrity protein CreD, giving the protein MPDTHQSPISRARTWARSSISLRIFTIGFLVLILLIPTAMVQDLIRERSYARDTAVQEVSQSWSNAQEINGPYLNIPYVYYVVDEKGISREHTAVAHFLPKKLSMDAKVSPENRKRGIYEVVVYESHISIDGEFEWPDFAKFDIDPSHVLWDEAYIEVGISDMRGIQDKVVIDLQGTAYEFEAGLKRIDLARSGINTDIEWAKLDGSKAPYFEMDLKLNGSQSLYFVPLGKETEVNMHADWKDPSFKGAFIPDSHDISEEHFQANWKIFDLNRNFPQAWIGNSHTPSQSAFGVHLMIPVDEYAKSMRSAKYAILCISLTFLIFFFIEIKNAQRIHPIQYILVGLALVLFYGLLLSLSEHIGFNWAFLISATAIVGLISGYAKSIIKDKGLVPLLAGLLIILYGVNYVLLQLENYALLVGSLCLFIILALVMALSSKIDWYGLGKKEEEELEEMAIGEE; this is encoded by the coding sequence ATGCCTGATACACATCAATCTCCTATCAGCCGGGCCAGAACATGGGCTCGTAGCTCTATCTCTTTACGCATTTTTACCATTGGATTTTTGGTACTCATCCTGCTGATCCCTACTGCTATGGTGCAGGATTTGATCCGTGAAAGATCCTATGCCCGCGACACAGCCGTCCAGGAAGTTTCTCAATCCTGGTCCAATGCCCAGGAAATCAATGGGCCTTACCTGAATATTCCTTATGTCTATTATGTAGTAGACGAAAAAGGAATTTCCAGAGAGCATACAGCAGTCGCTCACTTTCTTCCGAAAAAACTCTCCATGGATGCCAAAGTAAGTCCCGAAAATCGAAAAAGAGGAATCTATGAAGTAGTCGTTTATGAATCACATATCTCCATAGATGGAGAATTTGAGTGGCCTGATTTCGCCAAATTTGATATTGATCCTTCTCATGTACTTTGGGATGAAGCCTATATCGAAGTAGGGATCAGTGATATGCGCGGGATTCAGGACAAAGTGGTCATCGATCTGCAGGGAACAGCATATGAATTTGAAGCAGGCTTAAAAAGGATTGATCTTGCTCGAAGTGGCATCAATACCGACATTGAATGGGCGAAACTGGATGGAAGTAAGGCTCCTTATTTTGAAATGGACCTTAAGCTAAATGGAAGTCAAAGTCTTTATTTCGTCCCATTAGGAAAGGAAACCGAAGTAAATATGCATGCGGACTGGAAAGACCCCAGTTTTAAGGGAGCCTTTATTCCGGATTCGCACGACATCTCAGAAGAGCATTTTCAAGCCAACTGGAAAATCTTCGACCTCAACCGCAACTTCCCACAAGCATGGATCGGTAATAGTCATACCCCTTCTCAATCTGCATTCGGAGTACACCTCATGATTCCAGTAGATGAGTATGCAAAGTCAATGCGTTCGGCTAAATATGCCATCCTTTGTATTTCTTTGACCTTTTTGATCTTCTTCTTTATCGAGATCAAAAATGCACAACGCATTCACCCCATTCAGTATATTTTGGTCGGATTGGCACTGGTTCTCTTTTATGGACTCTTGCTTTCCTTATCAGAACATATTGGTTTCAACTGGGCCTTCCTGATTAGCGCAACAGCAATTGTGGGATTGATTAGTGGCTATGCGAAATCCATTATCAAGGATAAAGGGCTTGTACCTCTGCTGGCGGGTTTGCTTATCATCCTCTACGGAGTCAATTATGTCCTCTTGCAGTTGGAAAATTATGCCCTGCTAGTAGGTAGCCTCTGTCTCTTTATCATCCTGGCTCTGGTCATGGCGCTCTCCAGCAAAATTGACTGGTATGGATTGGGGAAGAAAGAGGAAGAAGAATTAGAAGAAATGGCTATAGGGGAAGAATAG
- a CDS encoding transcriptional regulator, whose translation MKEALRKFNKLFESKLRLGIMSLLMVEEWVSYARLKEALSTKEKAVSDGNLASHVKKLKEEEFIIDKKEFIKNKPLTSYKATDKGKKAFEEHLTALEDIIKGISE comes from the coding sequence GTGAAGGAGGCACTTAGGAAATTTAATAAACTCTTTGAGAGTAAGCTTCGGCTAGGGATTATGTCCTTGCTGATGGTGGAGGAATGGGTGAGTTATGCCCGTTTGAAAGAGGCGCTTAGCACCAAAGAGAAAGCGGTTTCTGACGGAAACCTGGCGAGTCATGTTAAGAAATTAAAGGAAGAAGAATTTATTATTGACAAAAAAGAATTCATCAAAAATAAACCCCTGACCAGCTACAAAGCGACGGATAAAGGCAAGAAGGCCTTTGAAGAGCATCTCACTGCTTTAGAGGACATTATCAAAGGAATTAGCGAGTAG
- a CDS encoding CARDB domain-containing protein, translating to MKKSRFFIHLILLIFLGFSTTSCKIVKNVEDITENANEILEQLASLSRTITSKVETGELEESLGNLVDDRIQNLSKTIEDLLINGGGFLFDEVNGTLNNTFDNLGGLVDDIKTGILDESVPAIITQLSGELMVHSNALRTHAEDLINLTFGNTSIIISQATDALLTTIAWVIMGVGLLLIIVFLIIFGSKMSKGIQTLVIVLISIFLAAPLSFLFIPPVKGFVLKSLNVGEQFEARGITPKLIAASPTEYEIGTNDKLTVFGIHLEQLNIDSIEVGLYQSGSRKVNFSKSSIKVITANKIILSDFDKSNLNWKPISFKEFNSSYQNMTRTALPTVKYNNYIKNIYTDRIKHKIEIFNRPVGNLTPISSPVNRPVLSPATTATLSNPLKVNTDRLMLDRFKIKEGDYELRISRKGSGEIVQAVQHVRISYPPPPPPKPDVYPIQISWENGKPTKGERAKIRVRLGVLEGQEAKKNITLNLSSNPAIGGLGNINVNRTALNNVGNGILTLTSRQLTVNRAGNHNIRLRADSQNRIAESNEGNNEKNQNLRVGDYKFTATVRFSTFTSHQNMDDPFIGSDTDEYRIDLNTSVTGKSEWKINYNKDGEPGNNYSINQSRTFNSLNEGDKIRIYVSGREADSGFNGGDDQMGNASTTVTIRNDESRTVPILLKADKFTIRGEVVYSKVRIN from the coding sequence ATGAAAAAATCGAGATTCTTTATTCATCTCATTCTTCTGATCTTTCTGGGATTCTCAACGACTTCCTGCAAGATTGTAAAGAATGTAGAAGATATTACAGAAAACGCCAATGAGATCCTGGAGCAATTGGCGAGTTTAAGCCGAACCATTACCTCCAAAGTAGAAACCGGTGAATTGGAAGAAAGCCTGGGAAACCTGGTGGACGACCGCATTCAAAATCTTTCCAAAACGATAGAGGACCTTCTCATCAATGGAGGAGGATTTCTTTTTGATGAGGTAAATGGTACCCTCAACAATACCTTTGACAATCTTGGGGGCCTGGTCGATGATATAAAAACAGGCATTCTGGACGAATCCGTTCCTGCTATCATCACTCAGCTATCCGGTGAACTCATGGTTCACAGCAATGCCCTGAGAACACATGCCGAGGATTTGATCAATCTCACCTTCGGCAACACCTCTATCATTATCTCTCAGGCTACCGATGCCCTTTTAACAACGATTGCCTGGGTAATAATGGGAGTAGGACTTTTATTGATCATCGTTTTCCTCATTATTTTCGGATCAAAAATGTCCAAAGGCATTCAGACCCTGGTGATCGTATTGATCTCCATTTTTCTGGCTGCACCTCTTTCCTTTTTATTTATTCCGCCGGTGAAAGGCTTTGTACTAAAGTCATTGAATGTCGGGGAACAATTTGAAGCCAGAGGGATCACTCCCAAATTGATTGCCGCGAGTCCGACGGAATATGAGATAGGCACAAATGATAAGCTGACCGTATTCGGGATTCATTTGGAACAGCTCAATATAGACAGCATAGAAGTAGGGCTCTATCAATCTGGCAGCCGCAAGGTGAACTTCAGTAAATCTTCCATTAAAGTGATTACAGCCAATAAGATTATTCTGAGTGATTTTGATAAGTCCAACCTCAATTGGAAGCCCATTAGCTTCAAGGAATTTAATAGCTCCTATCAGAATATGACGCGGACAGCCTTACCGACAGTGAAGTACAATAATTACATCAAAAACATTTATACAGATCGGATTAAGCACAAAATCGAGATTTTCAATAGACCTGTGGGCAATCTGACTCCCATTTCCAGTCCTGTAAACAGACCAGTTCTTTCGCCAGCCACAACAGCAACTTTATCTAATCCCCTGAAAGTAAATACAGATCGCCTGATGCTGGATCGATTCAAGATTAAGGAAGGAGATTATGAATTGCGGATTAGCCGAAAGGGGAGTGGAGAGATTGTTCAGGCAGTACAGCATGTGCGTATTTCCTATCCACCGCCACCACCTCCCAAGCCGGATGTTTATCCCATTCAGATCAGTTGGGAGAATGGTAAGCCGACCAAAGGAGAACGGGCAAAAATCCGAGTGAGATTGGGCGTACTGGAAGGACAGGAAGCAAAGAAAAACATCACCCTCAATTTGAGTTCCAATCCAGCTATCGGAGGATTAGGCAATATCAATGTCAATCGTACAGCCCTTAACAATGTCGGTAATGGCATCCTGACGCTTACTTCTCGTCAACTGACCGTCAATCGCGCAGGGAACCACAATATTCGTTTGAGAGCGGATTCCCAAAACCGAATAGCTGAATCCAATGAAGGCAATAATGAAAAGAACCAGAATCTGCGAGTTGGAGACTATAAGTTTACGGCTACCGTTCGCTTCAGCACCTTTACCTCTCATCAAAATATGGACGATCCTTTTATTGGATCGGATACGGACGAATACCGAATTGACCTCAATACTTCGGTAACGGGTAAAAGCGAATGGAAGATCAATTATAACAAAGATGGGGAGCCGGGAAATAACTATTCCATCAACCAAAGCAGAACCTTCAATTCGCTAAATGAAGGAGACAAGATCAGAATTTATGTAAGCGGGAGAGAAGCGGATAGTGGCTTTAATGGAGGAGATGATCAAATGGGAAATGCAAGTACTACGGTAACGATTCGGAACGATGAAAGCCGAACTGTTCCCATTCTCTTAAAGGCAGACAAATTCACGATACGTGGGGAAGTTGTGTATAGCAAAGTCAGGATAAATTAA
- a CDS encoding alpha/beta hydrolase, translating into MKRILYVFITLMVLVAMSFLLRNFYQYRQLSKTRIQSSSGIDRLFYLDIRGQKTGVLARGNDLSNPILLMIHGGPGYSDMMLGRCYDEGLLDEFTVVRYDQRGVGKSRSSKLKDAQLTIDNFTQDLLALTDALKANIPHVDVYLLGHSWGTVLGLKAMQQSPEKYKAYIGMGQIVHQQKADSISYAYCLQKAKEANDKDALEVLGGMNANLYSSSRELLAQQRELLQKYKGSSYKEGIRDELKQCVLHSPEMSILEILTYTSKGREMDQKVFPQLLELDFFRNIPKVELPVFLFGGRHDFHVPSILAEEYLNHLEAPQKAFYWFENSGHLPVYEENDKFVESLIEIKTSLAPQAP; encoded by the coding sequence ATGAAAAGAATTCTCTATGTATTTATTACGCTCATGGTCCTCGTGGCCATGAGCTTTTTACTTAGAAACTTCTACCAATACCGTCAACTCAGCAAGACACGCATTCAATCTTCCAGTGGCATAGATCGGCTTTTTTATCTGGATATCAGAGGGCAGAAAACGGGAGTACTAGCCAGAGGAAATGATCTTTCCAATCCCATTTTACTCATGATACATGGAGGTCCTGGCTATTCGGATATGATGTTGGGCAGATGTTATGATGAAGGCTTGCTGGATGAGTTTACGGTGGTTCGCTATGATCAGCGGGGCGTAGGAAAAAGTAGGTCAAGTAAGCTAAAGGACGCTCAACTTACTATAGATAACTTCACTCAAGATTTACTTGCCCTGACGGATGCCCTGAAAGCCAATATCCCACATGTGGATGTCTATTTACTCGGTCATTCCTGGGGAACTGTTTTGGGACTCAAAGCTATGCAGCAAAGTCCGGAAAAATACAAGGCTTATATCGGTATGGGGCAGATTGTTCATCAACAAAAAGCTGATAGCATTTCCTATGCGTATTGCCTGCAGAAAGCAAAGGAAGCTAATGACAAGGATGCCTTGGAAGTTTTAGGAGGAATGAATGCAAATCTTTACAGCAGCTCCAGAGAGTTGTTGGCCCAGCAAAGAGAGCTTTTACAGAAATACAAAGGCAGTAGCTATAAGGAGGGAATACGAGATGAACTAAAGCAATGTGTCCTTCATTCTCCTGAGATGAGCATTTTAGAAATTCTGACCTATACATCCAAAGGAAGGGAAATGGATCAAAAAGTCTTCCCTCAATTGCTGGAACTGGATTTTTTCAGGAACATACCTAAAGTTGAGCTTCCGGTATTTTTATTTGGTGGACGACATGATTTCCATGTGCCCTCTATTCTGGCAGAAGAATACCTGAATCATTTGGAGGCCCCTCAAAAAGCTTTTTATTGGTTTGAAAACTCCGGGCATCTTCCCGTTTATGAGGAAAATGACAAATTTGTCGAAAGCCTTATCGAGATAAAGACTTCACTTGCTCCACAAGCTCCATAA